The region ATCAAAATGCTTGGTTTGTCCTTGAATAACACATCCAATGACAATCACAGCATCTACCTTTTGAGTTTGCAACATTTTCTTGGCGCCATAAATAAGCTCAAAACTTCCAGGAACATTCCAGCGAATGATCTGCTGTGGCGGAACCTGATTCTCTAATAACGCTTCAAAAGCACCATTGTAAAGTCCTTCGGTTATGGATTCATTCCATTCAGAAACAACAATCCCAAAGCGAAAATCTTTCGCATTTGGGATTGAGTTTTTATCGTATTCGGATAAGTTTTTATTTTCAGTAGCCATTTGATTGTTGATTTTTGATTTTACACTTTATGATTTCAGATGTTAAAGATAGATTTTTGAAACCAAAAATCCTGAATCTTAAATCAGTAATCTCAAATCATTTTTTTCTATTGTGCCAATCCGATCAAGACATCAACTGAAGCAGCTTCAGGAGTAGTATCGTAATTGTCTTTGATATCTGTGAAAAATTTCAAAGCCTCTTCTTTATTTCCTAATGCTAAAGCCGTTTTTCCAGCTTTCAACAAGAAACGTGGTGTTGTAAAATCATTTTTATTCACCTCTGCCGCTTTGATATAATACTCTAAAGCTTCTTTTTGTTGATTTTTTTGAGAATAAGCATCTCCAATTGCTCCTTTAGCCAAAGCTCCCAAAACAATATCATCTGATTTAAATTTCCCTAAATAATCGATTGCTTCAGCATATTTACCTGTATTTAGGTAAGCTAAACCTGCATAATAGTTCGCTAAATTTCCTGCGTCAGTTCCTGAATATTCATCTGCAATTTTAATAAATCCAAACTTACCTTCAGATCCGTTCAATGACAATTTATACAATGAATCACTGGCTATACCTTCAGTAGCTTGTTGAAAATTTTGTTGCGCTACAAACATTTCATTAGCCGCTTCCATTTGTTTTGGCTCAGCGATAAATTTTTGGTAAACCAAATAGCCTACCGTAAACAATGCAACCGCACCTACTACTCCAAAAATAATTTTCTGGTTTTTAGCAACCCAGTCTTCGGTTTTTGATGCAGTTTGATCCAATGCTGAAAAAACTCCAGCAGTTGTACTGTCTTTTTCATCAACTATTATTTCTTCAACTGTATCTTTAACTTCCTTCTCTTTCGGTGCTTTATACCCTCTTTTATTGTAAGTAGCCATTTAATTTTAATTTAGTGAGTCGCAAAAATAAAATTTTTATTCAAACTCACACAAAAAAAACGACTATAAATTTACTTTTAATGTATTTTAACGAAAGTACTTTCTCACTTAGTCAAATTAACACCTAAAGAAAAACGCTAAAAGCCTTATATATCGATATTTTTCAATAATTTGCACCCTCTTAAAAAACGGTTCAAAAAACAGCAAACTTCTCAGTACCAGTAAGACTTACAGATGTATTTAAAAAAGATTACTTTATTCAATTATAAGAATTTTTCGGAAGCAAGTTTCGAGTTCGACAACAAGATAGTTTGCTTCGTGGGCAAAAACGGCATTGGCAAAACCAATGTACTGGACGCCATATACCATTTATCATACGGCAAAAGTTATTTTAACCCAATAGCAGCTCAAAACATCAAGCATGGCGAAGATTTTTTTGTTATTGATGCTGAATTTATAAAAAACGAAAGAACCGAACAAATTGTTTGCAGCCTAAAAAAAGGACAAAAAAAAGTATTAAAAAGAAACGGCAAGAACTACGATAAATTCTCGGACCACATTGGCTTTATTCCCCTGGTGATTATTTCGCCTGCCGACAGAGATTTAATCGTTGAAGGCAGTGAGACCCGCCGGAAATTTATGGACAGTGTCATTTCACAATTGGATTCCCATTACCTGCAACAGCTTATTCAGTACCAAAAAGTAATGAGCCAGCGCAATGCCTTATTGAAATATTTTGCATTGAACCATGTTTTTGACAATGACACCCTTTCTATTTACAACGAGCAGCTGGATGGTTTTGGAAAATATATTTTCGAAAAAAGAAAAGAATTCATCGAAGCATTTATTCCAATTTTCAACCACCATCATCATGCCATAACAGATTCGCAAGAAACGGTTCAACTCGTCTATGAAAGTCATTTGTTCGAAAACGACCTATTGCTTTTATTACAGGAAAACATCAACAAGGACCGAGCTTTGCACTACACCAGTGTTGGCACACACAAAGATGATTTGTCTTTTGAAATTGACGGACACCCTATCAAGAAATTTGGTTCTCAAGGTCAGCAAAAATCATTTTTGATTGCCTTAAAACTAGCGCAGTTTGAATTCCTAAAAAAACAAAGCGGTGTAAAACCTCTTCTTTTATTTGATGACATCTTTGATAAACTCGACGAGCATCGCGTAGCAAAAATAATCGAAATGGTAAACAGCGATACTTTTGGCCAGCTTTTTATCTCTGATACGCATCCGGAACGTACGGAATCAATTGTTAAATCTACGCTCCAATCTTACAAAATTTTCAATTTGTAATTTAACGGTTTAAAAACCTCAAATAATGATAATTTAATTAATTTAGCCTTTCCACATTTCAAATCTATTTTCAATGAAATTCAATTCCATTTTTTTCTTATTACTGTCATTTGTGATTGTATCCTGCAATGGACAAACATCAACTAACATAAAAACTATAGAAGCCAAAGATTTTGCCGACAAAATAAACACAACAAAAGCACCACAAATCCTAGACGTTCGTACTCCAGAAGAATTCACCTCTGGACATATCGACAACGCAACAAATGTAGACTGGCTGGGCGATAGCTTTGTTGTTGATGCAGCAAAATTTGACAAAACAAAACCCGTTTTTGTCTATTGTAAAAGTGGCGGTCGAAGTAAAAAAGCAGCCGAAAAACTACAAGAATTAGGCTTCAAGAACATCTATGAACTTAACGGAGGCTTCTTAAAATGGGACTCTGCAGGACTAAGCAAACCTACCGATAAAGTCATTGGAATGTCAAGCCAAGAATACAAAGCATTATTAAATACCGATAAAAAAGTATTGATTAGTTTTTATGCTGAATGGTGCGCTCCTTGTAAAAAGATGACACCTTACCTTACCAAAATGCAGACGGAATTGAGTGACAAAGTAACCATTATCCGCTTGGATGCCGATAAGAACAAAACTTTGATGACCGAAATGAAAATTGACCAACTCCCTACTTTATTATTATACGAAAATAAAGAACTGAAATGGAAACACTCCGGTTTTATCAATGAAGAAGACTTAAAAAAACAATTGTAATAGTCCTGCAATGCTATCAAAAAACAGTCTACAATTTCTCGAAGATTTAAAAGCCAACAATAACCGGGATTGGTTTTTAGAAAATAAAAAAAGATACGAAACTTTCAAGAAAGATTATCACCAAATGGTGGCTGATTTTCTTGACGTCATGAAACCTTTGGACCCTTCATTAGAAATGCTCGAAGTAAAAAACTGCGTCTTCAGAATCAATCGGGACATTCGGTTTTCTAAAGACAAGTCACCATACAAAGCCCATTTAGGTGTCTGGCTATCTTCGGGAGCAAAAGGAAAAAATCGCTCCGGTTATTATGTTCATATCGAAAAAGGAGCCAGTTTCATTGCCGGAGGATTTTATGCACCAGAAGCAGAGGATTTAAAAAAAGTGCGCAAAGAAATTGCTTTTTTTCACGACGATTTAGAAGCTATTTTAAACGACCCGAATTTTAAAAGAGAGTTTGGCGATTTTAGCAGAAATGAAAAAAGCGTACTTAAAAACCCGCCGAGAGGTTACGAAAAAGAGCATCCTGCTATTGAACTATTAAAACTTAAAAGTTTTGAAACCATACAAAAATTTGACATTTCTGAAGTGAGTCAAAAAGATTTTGTTTCTAAAATGAGTAAAAAACTGATTCTCTTGAAACCGTTAAACGACTTCATCAACAGAGCCTTAACTGCTGACAAACTTTAAATCTACTTCAATGACCAAAAGGAAAATACTTTTTCTTGGAGAGTCCTACAGAGCTGACGCCATCAATTGGATGAATGGCCTAAAGGAATTTGGTCATTTTGAGATTATCAGTTGGGAACTAAAAACGCCCAATAACAGCGTTTACAATCGGATTATTCGAGTTTTAGAATTCAAATTAGCGTATTTTAAAATCAAAAAACTAATCCGTCAGCAACAGCCTGACATGGTAATTGCCGAGAGAACCACAAGCTACGGCTTCCTTGCCGTAATATCCGGTATAAAACCAATCGCTATAGCCCAACAGGGACGAACCGACTTATGGCCCGAGAATTCAATGCTGCTGCCTTTAAAAAAAATCATCCAAAATTACGCCTTTAAAAAAGCAACTCTAATTCATGCTTGGGGACCCGTAATGACAATTTCCATGGTTAAAGCCGGCGTGGATATGAATAAGGTTTTGGTTTTACCAAAGGGAATTGACTTGAAAAAATTCGAAAACAAAAACAAGGCAAATCCCGAAAAAATTTGTGCCATTGTGAGCCGTTCTTTATTGCCAGAATACCGTCATGACATCATTCTGCACGCATTTGCACTTTTGCACCAAAGAGGAATCGATTTTTCGTTAACGATTGTCGGCGACGGAACACGATTGCAATTCTTAAAAGATCTAACCAAAGAGTTACAAATTAAAAAAAAAGTAATTTTCACAGGAAAAATCCCGAATACTGAACTTCCAAAATTATTACAACAATCAAATATTTACATCAGCATGCCCATAACCGAGGGCGTTTCGGCCTCCTTATTTGAAGCGATGGCTTGCGGTTGCTATCCCATAACAACTGATATTCCCGGAAACCAAAGCTGGATCAACCATCGAGAAAACGGTCTCTTAATCCCTGTTGACGACGTCGAAATGCTCGCAAAAGAACTCATTTGGGCTTTTGAAAATGGTACACACCGAAACAAAGCTGTTTCAGACAATCGGAAATTTATCGAAGAAAATGCTGATTACAAAACCAATATGAAAATCATTTCTGACAAATATCACGAATTAATTGAGGCAGCTCAAAATTAATTGCGCTTTACCTAAATAAAAAAGCAACAAACTTCACTAAACTATTACTGTTTTATAAAGTTTATCTAATTGAAAAATGATTCTGAGTAAATTTTAATCCTTACTTTTGAATCGCAAATTCAATTTAAAAAAAGCACTTTCTTTTATGGAAATACAAAATGATTTTTCTTTAAAAAACTACAATACTTTTGGCATCGAAGCCAAAGCAAAACGTTTTATTGCCGTCCATACCATCGCTCAATTGACCGCTGTTTTAGAACAAAACAAAACCGACAAAAAATTTATCCTTGGCGG is a window of Flavobacterium acetivorans DNA encoding:
- a CDS encoding glycosyltransferase, with protein sequence MTKRKILFLGESYRADAINWMNGLKEFGHFEIISWELKTPNNSVYNRIIRVLEFKLAYFKIKKLIRQQQPDMVIAERTTSYGFLAVISGIKPIAIAQQGRTDLWPENSMLLPLKKIIQNYAFKKATLIHAWGPVMTISMVKAGVDMNKVLVLPKGIDLKKFENKNKANPEKICAIVSRSLLPEYRHDIILHAFALLHQRGIDFSLTIVGDGTRLQFLKDLTKELQIKKKVIFTGKIPNTELPKLLQQSNIYISMPITEGVSASLFEAMACGCYPITTDIPGNQSWINHRENGLLIPVDDVEMLAKELIWAFENGTHRNKAVSDNRKFIEENADYKTNMKIISDKYHELIEAAQN
- a CDS encoding DUF2461 domain-containing protein, producing the protein MLSKNSLQFLEDLKANNNRDWFLENKKRYETFKKDYHQMVADFLDVMKPLDPSLEMLEVKNCVFRINRDIRFSKDKSPYKAHLGVWLSSGAKGKNRSGYYVHIEKGASFIAGGFYAPEAEDLKKVRKEIAFFHDDLEAILNDPNFKREFGDFSRNEKSVLKNPPRGYEKEHPAIELLKLKSFETIQKFDISEVSQKDFVSKMSKKLILLKPLNDFINRALTADKL
- a CDS encoding thioredoxin domain-containing protein; translated protein: MKFNSIFFLLLSFVIVSCNGQTSTNIKTIEAKDFADKINTTKAPQILDVRTPEEFTSGHIDNATNVDWLGDSFVVDAAKFDKTKPVFVYCKSGGRSKKAAEKLQELGFKNIYELNGGFLKWDSAGLSKPTDKVIGMSSQEYKALLNTDKKVLISFYAEWCAPCKKMTPYLTKMQTELSDKVTIIRLDADKNKTLMTEMKIDQLPTLLLYENKELKWKHSGFINEEDLKKQL
- the ribH gene encoding 6,7-dimethyl-8-ribityllumazine synthase, with product MATENKNLSEYDKNSIPNAKDFRFGIVVSEWNESITEGLYNGAFEALLENQVPPQQIIRWNVPGSFELIYGAKKMLQTQKVDAVIVIGCVIQGQTKHFDFVCEGVTQGIKDLNVQTDIPVIFCVLTDNNMQQSIDRSGGIHGNKGTEAAIAAIKMAYIRQQASMSHHIDNQHLLSSGALQIEEGSPLELKE
- the recF gene encoding DNA replication/repair protein RecF (All proteins in this family for which functions are known are DNA-binding proteins that assist the filamentation of RecA onto DNA for the initiation of recombination or recombinational repair.), with translation MYLKKITLFNYKNFSEASFEFDNKIVCFVGKNGIGKTNVLDAIYHLSYGKSYFNPIAAQNIKHGEDFFVIDAEFIKNERTEQIVCSLKKGQKKVLKRNGKNYDKFSDHIGFIPLVIISPADRDLIVEGSETRRKFMDSVISQLDSHYLQQLIQYQKVMSQRNALLKYFALNHVFDNDTLSIYNEQLDGFGKYIFEKRKEFIEAFIPIFNHHHHAITDSQETVQLVYESHLFENDLLLLLQENINKDRALHYTSVGTHKDDLSFEIDGHPIKKFGSQGQQKSFLIALKLAQFEFLKKQSGVKPLLLFDDIFDKLDEHRVAKIIEMVNSDTFGQLFISDTHPERTESIVKSTLQSYKIFNL
- a CDS encoding tetratricopeptide repeat protein, which gives rise to MATYNKRGYKAPKEKEVKDTVEEIIVDEKDSTTAGVFSALDQTASKTEDWVAKNQKIIFGVVGAVALFTVGYLVYQKFIAEPKQMEAANEMFVAQQNFQQATEGIASDSLYKLSLNGSEGKFGFIKIADEYSGTDAGNLANYYAGLAYLNTGKYAEAIDYLGKFKSDDIVLGALAKGAIGDAYSQKNQQKEALEYYIKAAEVNKNDFTTPRFLLKAGKTALALGNKEEALKFFTDIKDNYDTTPEAASVDVLIGLAQ